The following is a genomic window from Saprospiraceae bacterium.
TTTAACGGTAACGGAGCATTTTCTTATGGTACTCAGGCAGTAGAAATCAATGGTGCCACTTATCAGGGTGCAACGCTGACATCTTTGGCTTTTGCTGACAGCATCTCATGGTTTCCGACAGTTTTAACCATTGCTATATTTTTATTTGCAGTGAGTACTATGATTTCCTGGTCTTACTATGGTCAACAGGCATGGATGTACCTTTTTGGTAAGAGTAAAACAATGGAGTACACGTATAAAATTTTGTTTCTTATATTTATTATTATCGGTGCATCGGCCAATATGAGTGCAGTTTGGGGATTTTCAGACGCCATGATTCTGGCTATGGTCTTTCCAAATATGATTGGCCTTTTATTCTTATTTCCTATAGTTAAAAAACAACTGGATAGATATGAGAATGCGATAAAGGATTCAAAATAAAAAAATATTCAATAGCCACATTTTTTATTAGAATGCCTGCATCTTAAAAAGTGCAGGCATTTTTTTTAGCTTTGCACAAAAATATCCTCTTATGCACACTTATTATCTTCTATTAGGCTCCAATCAGGGAGACAGAGAAAATAACTTCAAAAATGCACATAATCAAATCGAAAAAATAATTGGTAAAATCGACAAAAAGTCGTCAGTATATGAAACGGAACCGTGGGGACTGGAGAATCAGGATAATTTTCTCAATATGGTCATTGCTGTTAAGAGCGACTTAAATCCACTTCAGCTATTAGACCACTTAAAAAAAATTGAAGCAATGGCAGGTCCTTCTAAGACTACTGTTTGGGGACCGCGACTACTGGATATTGATATATTGTACTGTGATGATTTGATTCTT
Proteins encoded in this region:
- the folK gene encoding 2-amino-4-hydroxy-6-hydroxymethyldihydropteridine diphosphokinase — translated: MHTYYLLLGSNQGDRENNFKNAHNQIEKIIGKIDKKSSVYETEPWGLENQDNFLNMVIAVKSDLNPLQLLDHLKKIEAMAGPSKTTVWGPRLLDIDILYCDDLILESDQLNIPHKQIYNRNFTLIPLIEIAGDKIDPVKQITIDEIYDQCTDDKEVFLYEN